A section of the Festucalex cinctus isolate MCC-2025b chromosome 7, RoL_Fcin_1.0, whole genome shotgun sequence genome encodes:
- the nradd gene encoding tumor necrosis factor receptor superfamily member 16 — protein sequence MAPLLICGVILLKVVFADACASGQLTESGECCSVCPAGFRVAVECGKEDTKCAPCPQGTFSSSEDLGRCLPCSQCPFGVPTLASCSAAEDTQCECDSGFFYFRAYGLCAPCSKCKRGEGAAQQCGPKGDTQCRICGLGTFSEEHAHTKPCQACTQCTDSEVEIRACMANSDTLCMDKQLHILSDGSRDTPSWSGVEDVTPGGESFAPGTPKFTPQDEKGSNNILIYVSVLAAVVLGLLVYVAYKCYRSCKQKKALSKARAAELGASPEGEKLQSDSGVFLDSQSLQDNQTSKGTKRDSKQDTRLYINLAPHRQEEVERLLQEGAGRGWRQLGQALGCESEQLDLFGRGEAPAHTLLSNWALKEGSTLGLLCSALARIERPDVVSALNSPSQGVSLV from the exons gtTGTCTTTGCTGATGCTTGCGCCAGCGGACAGTTGACCGAATCCGGCGAGTGTTGCAGTGTGTGTCCTGCGGGTTTTAGAGTGGCGGTGGAGTGTGGAAAAGAAGATACCAAATGTGCACCATGCCCGCAGG GAACTTTCTCCTCTTCTGAAGACCTCGGCCGTTGCCTCCCGTGCTCGCAATGCCCGTTCGGGGTCCCTACACTGGCCTCGTGCTCCGCCGCTGAAGACACGCAATGCGAGTGCGACAGCGGCTTCTTCTACTTCCGAGCCTACGGCCTGTGCGCGCCTTGTTCCAAATGCAAGCGTGGCGAGGGCGCGGCGCAGCAGTGCGGCCCCAAGGGGGACACGCAGTGCCGGATCTGCGGCTTGGGAACCTTCTCCGAAGAGCACGCTCACACCAAACCGTGCCAGGCCTGCACCCAGTGCACGGACAGCGAGGTGGAGATCCGGGCCTGCATGGCCAACTCGGACACACTCTGCATGG ATAAACAGCTGCACATTCTCTCTGATGGATCCCGTGACACCCCGAGCTGGTCCGGTGTGGAAGATGTGACACCAGGCGGAGAAAGTTTTGCACCAGGGACGCCCAAGTTTACCCCCCAGGATGAGAAAGGTAGCAACAACATCCTGATCTACGTGTCCGTGTTGGCCGCGGTGGTCCTGGGCCTGCTCGTCTACGTGGCTTACAAGTG CTATAGATCGTGTAAACAGAAGAAGGCCCTGTCCAAGGCGCGTGCGGCCGAGTTGGGGGCGTCTCCAGAGGGAGAGAAGTTGCAAAGTGACAGTGGAGTTTTTCTCGACTCACAGAGTTTGCAAGACAATCAGACCTCTAAAG GCACAAAGAGGGACAGCAAGCAGGACACCCGCCTGTACATCAACCTGGCGCCCCACAGACAGGAAGAAGTGGAGCGCCTCCTGCAGGAAGGAGCCGGCCGCGGCTGGCGGCAACTGGGCCAGGCGCTGGGGTGCGAAAGCGAACAGCTGGACCTGTTTGGGCGCGGCGAGGCCCCCGCGCACACGCTGCTCTCCAACTGGGCCCTGAAAGAAGGCTCCACTCTGGGACTGCTGTGCTCGGCGCTGGCTCGCATCGAGAGGCCTGACGTGGTCTCGGCCCTCAACTCGCCCTCGCAGGGCGTCTCGCTCGTGTGA